One Chloroflexaceae bacterium DNA window includes the following coding sequences:
- a CDS encoding DUF2203 domain-containing protein — translation MSPEERIAELERLNAWLQEQLERQRQMNSELRRAVADLARTFQESLAAAYEAGERGDIEAVRRITRANQANWQQYLQRIVAAASKPPPVAGEPSE, via the coding sequence ATGTCTCCCGAAGAACGCATCGCCGAACTGGAACGCCTCAACGCCTGGCTGCAGGAGCAACTGGAGCGCCAGCGGCAGATGAATAGCGAGTTGCGGCGGGCCGTGGCCGACCTTGCCCGCACCTTTCAGGAGTCGCTGGCGGCAGCTTACGAGGCCGGCGAACGCGGCGACATTGAGGCTGTGCGCCGGATCACCCGCGCCAATCAGGCCAACTGGCAGCAGTATCTGCAACGGATCGTGGCTGCCGCCAGCAAGCCGCCGCCAGTGGCCGGAGAACCGTCCGAGTGA
- a CDS encoding SPFH domain-containing protein: MSAKQGGARGSRAWTGLVGVLLLILIVAGLGLSTMKFAQINEGERGIIVTQGRVEGIQEPGIFFRPFAPFTTIEVVNVRRQTRTISQNVASSDKQLYDIDIQVDYSRLTSPDALRASYGEIGVLDEQLIVPLDGYINDALKSASTQFTLDQALSDRGGFAARIRQFLTTGEAGRRSPSEQLYIQIYDVKVLDIKVGEEYARLLAEKANLEVQIETEQKRREQIEAQQANNLFQAEQEAQVALTRERGKTAAALEAANREAQVRAIEGRYWRENPELFELRKRELMVQMLDNGNIWFIDPNTDLTLLLNQMGETSTVVTPPARPDAQPSPSAP; the protein is encoded by the coding sequence ATGAGCGCAAAGCAGGGTGGAGCGCGCGGTTCGCGCGCATGGACGGGTCTGGTCGGTGTGTTGCTGCTCATCCTGATTGTGGCGGGGCTTGGTCTCTCCACCATGAAATTTGCGCAGATCAACGAAGGCGAACGGGGCATCATTGTGACCCAGGGTCGTGTTGAGGGCATTCAAGAGCCGGGGATCTTTTTCCGGCCCTTCGCTCCCTTCACGACAATCGAGGTCGTGAATGTCCGCCGGCAGACCCGCACCATCTCACAGAACGTTGCCAGCAGTGACAAACAACTCTACGACATTGACATTCAGGTGGACTACAGCCGGCTCACCAGTCCTGATGCGTTACGGGCCAGTTACGGCGAGATCGGCGTGCTCGATGAGCAGTTAATTGTGCCGCTCGATGGTTATATCAACGATGCGCTCAAGAGCGCCAGCACGCAGTTTACCCTCGACCAGGCCCTCTCTGATCGAGGCGGTTTCGCCGCCCGCATTCGCCAGTTTTTGACGACGGGTGAAGCTGGCCGGCGCAGCCCCAGCGAGCAACTCTACATTCAGATCTACGATGTGAAAGTGCTCGATATCAAGGTTGGCGAAGAGTATGCGCGCCTGCTGGCCGAGAAGGCTAATCTGGAGGTGCAGATCGAAACCGAGCAGAAGCGGCGGGAGCAGATCGAGGCCCAGCAGGCCAATAATCTGTTCCAGGCCGAGCAGGAGGCCCAGGTCGCTCTGACCCGCGAACGCGGCAAGACTGCGGCGGCTCTGGAAGCGGCCAATCGCGAGGCCCAGGTGCGGGCCATTGAGGGGCGCTACTGGCGCGAGAATCCTGAATTGTTCGAGTTGCGCAAACGCGAACTGATGGTCCAGATGCTGGATAATGGCAACATCTGGTTTATCGATCCGAATACCGATCTAACTTTGTTGCTCAACCAGATGGGCGAGACCTCGACAGTAGTCACGCCGCCCGCGCGGCCCGATGCGCAGCCGTCTCCCTCAGCGCCCTGA
- a CDS encoding glycosyltransferase family 2 protein, with protein sequence MAPEPQLVTEPGPPTFSVVAPVFNEEALIEEFCQRTIAALEPLGEPFELVLVNDGSRDRTGVILRAIHERDPRVRVINFSRNFGHQLAITAGTDYAQGRAVIVIDSDLQDPPEVIPELIARWREGYEVVYAVREEREGETWFKRATASAFYRLIARITNVELPVDAGDFRLMDRKVVDALNRIREHHRFMRGLSVWVGFRSTGVSYRRHARKAGSTKYPFRKMLKFALDGITSFSYLPLQLATYMGFIVAAMSLIFILVVFVMRLGSATPQDAAFYGQASTLASVLFIGAVQLISLGIIGEYVGRIYDEVKGRPLYIVAETLGFSEAERARVERLQH encoded by the coding sequence ATGGCCCCCGAACCCCAGCTTGTGACGGAGCCTGGCCCGCCCACCTTCTCGGTGGTGGCCCCGGTGTTTAACGAAGAGGCGCTGATTGAAGAGTTTTGCCAGCGCACCATCGCCGCCCTCGAACCCCTCGGCGAGCCGTTTGAACTGGTGCTGGTCAACGATGGGAGCCGTGACCGCACAGGGGTGATCCTGCGGGCGATCCACGAGCGTGACCCGCGCGTCCGGGTGATCAACTTCTCGCGCAATTTCGGCCATCAACTCGCCATTACGGCCGGAACGGATTACGCCCAGGGCCGCGCGGTGATCGTAATTGACTCGGACCTCCAGGACCCGCCGGAGGTCATCCCCGAGTTGATCGCCAGGTGGCGCGAGGGCTACGAAGTGGTCTACGCCGTGCGCGAGGAACGCGAGGGCGAGACATGGTTCAAGCGTGCGACCGCCTCGGCCTTCTACCGTCTAATTGCCAGAATTACCAACGTCGAACTGCCGGTTGACGCGGGCGACTTTCGCCTGATGGACCGCAAGGTGGTGGATGCGTTGAACCGCATCCGCGAGCATCATCGCTTTATGCGCGGGCTGTCGGTGTGGGTCGGCTTCCGCAGCACGGGGGTCAGCTATAGGCGCCATGCGCGCAAAGCCGGCAGCACCAAATACCCATTCCGCAAGATGCTCAAGTTCGCCCTGGATGGCATTACCAGCTTTTCCTACCTGCCGTTGCAACTGGCCACCTATATGGGCTTTATCGTGGCTGCCATGAGCCTGATCTTCATCCTGGTGGTGTTTGTCATGCGTCTCGGCAGCGCCACGCCCCAGGACGCGGCCTTCTACGGTCAGGCTTCGACGCTGGCCAGCGTGCTGTTCATCGGCGCGGTGCAGCTTATCTCCCTCGGCATCATTGGCGAGTATGTGGGGCGGATCTACGACGAAGTGAAAGGGCGCCCGCTGTACATTGTCGCCGAGACCCTTGGCTTCTCCGAAGCCGAGCGCGCGCGCGTCGAACGTCTGCAACATTGA
- a CDS encoding DUF3352 domain-containing protein, which produces MPAASTVTPPAPRERGLGYALAGGLAITAIAVVIGGLLFGWLLLATRGPSAPELLPGDVQLYAATTPNIGGVVEVAQLRSVLQDGLGVPEPAALIAPIETLLGVSVREHIAPWLGSEVAVAVRGADPARLRGADPGASLLEHAEVLFLFASKNDPQALAFLERHRAAREARGETIAALERQGATIYYAEGGASRPIAVFALIHHYVVFSNSLTAVEHLAVAGGESTATLAHNPAFTRFQARREAAGAIYTDGSPAAEAVRAALRDVLMGLA; this is translated from the coding sequence ATGCCTGCCGCGTCTACTGTCACACCGCCTGCCCCTCGCGAGCGGGGCCTGGGCTACGCTCTGGCGGGCGGCCTGGCGATCACCGCCATCGCCGTGGTAATAGGGGGACTACTCTTTGGATGGCTGTTGCTGGCCACACGCGGCCCGAGCGCCCCGGAACTGCTCCCTGGCGACGTGCAACTCTATGCCGCCACGACTCCAAATATCGGCGGCGTGGTCGAAGTCGCCCAACTCCGCAGCGTTCTCCAGGACGGGCTTGGCGTGCCCGAACCCGCCGCCCTGATCGCGCCGATCGAAACCCTGCTCGGAGTAAGCGTGCGCGAGCACATTGCGCCCTGGCTGGGCAGCGAAGTCGCCGTGGCGGTGCGCGGCGCCGACCCGGCGCGCCTCCGCGGCGCCGATCCCGGCGCGTCCTTGTTAGAGCACGCTGAGGTGCTGTTCCTCTTCGCATCCAAGAACGACCCCCAGGCCCTGGCCTTCCTCGAGAGGCACCGCGCCGCCCGCGAAGCGCGCGGCGAAACCATCGCCGCCCTCGAGCGGCAAGGGGCAACGATCTACTACGCCGAAGGCGGCGCGTCCCGCCCCATCGCTGTCTTCGCCCTCATCCACCACTATGTGGTCTTTTCCAACAGCCTGACCGCGGTGGAACATCTTGCCGTAGCCGGTGGGGAGTCGACAGCGACCCTGGCGCACAACCCCGCCTTTACGCGCTTCCAGGCCCGGAGAGAAGCGGCCGGGGCGATCTACACCGACGGGAGTCCCGCTGCCGAGGCCGTCCGGGCGGCCCTGCGCGACGTGCTCATGGGCCTGGCATGA
- a CDS encoding phosphotransferase: MPTRALPVRYEYHVAVIHPQDDRLLLLPGVEGWRLPYFAQGERRVWQDVAPVNQGLREVLGLSATTLRCLAIDYQREAEVVSKLYAAVPRDPSWRPPPGGRWVAREEIGILPLEVEGHRRPLTEWFTWYAGAPRQRAPWYLPGWHEAATRWAAAQLTSAGMPPTGPAEQLRSWQRSAILRLPTGEGPVYLKAVPPIFAHEPALTAALAAADPDRFPRPVAVDPARGWLLMRELRGPTLDTRCDDVELWERALAGFAEVQIASAARLPVLRAAGVPERPLATLAARLAPLLADPAAAMPASPAGLSADERRRLHGLAARLEALTARLAAYGLPATLEHGDFWAGQVVVTGAGFAFLDWSDSSISHPFFSPLLFLVEIEDFFPRLPGVRERLRDAYLRPWAAAFPDRDLVAAFELAQPLAALHHASTYYGVVLPNIELKWEMELMLPFYLKMALRLAEPLLGEG, encoded by the coding sequence ATGCCCACACGCGCGCTGCCGGTACGCTACGAGTACCACGTGGCGGTCATTCACCCTCAGGATGACAGGTTGCTCCTCCTGCCGGGCGTGGAGGGCTGGCGTCTGCCATACTTTGCCCAGGGCGAGCGCCGGGTCTGGCAAGACGTAGCCCCCGTCAACCAGGGGCTGCGCGAGGTGCTGGGACTCTCCGCGACCACGCTGCGCTGCCTGGCGATTGATTATCAGCGCGAGGCGGAGGTGGTCTCAAAGCTCTACGCAGCGGTCCCTCGCGATCCCTCCTGGCGCCCGCCGCCGGGGGGGCGCTGGGTGGCCCGCGAGGAGATCGGCATCCTGCCGCTGGAGGTGGAAGGCCACCGTCGCCCCCTCACCGAGTGGTTCACCTGGTACGCGGGCGCGCCCCGGCAACGCGCGCCCTGGTATCTGCCGGGCTGGCACGAAGCCGCGACCCGCTGGGCCGCCGCACAGTTGACCAGCGCAGGCATGCCGCCAACGGGACCGGCGGAGCAGTTGCGCTCGTGGCAGCGTTCGGCGATCCTGCGCCTGCCGACCGGAGAAGGCCCGGTGTACCTCAAAGCCGTGCCGCCGATCTTCGCCCACGAACCGGCTCTGACAGCGGCGCTGGCCGCCGCTGACCCCGACCGGTTTCCCCGGCCGGTGGCAGTGGATCCCGCCCGCGGCTGGCTGCTCATGCGCGAATTGCGGGGGCCAACTCTCGATACGCGCTGCGATGATGTGGAGCTGTGGGAACGGGCGCTCGCCGGCTTCGCCGAGGTGCAGATCGCCAGCGCCGCACGGCTGCCGGTCCTGCGCGCCGCCGGGGTTCCTGAACGGCCCCTCGCCACCCTCGCCGCGCGCCTGGCGCCGTTACTGGCCGATCCCGCCGCGGCCATGCCCGCCAGCCCCGCCGGTCTCTCGGCCGATGAGCGCCGCCGCCTGCATGGCCTGGCCGCCCGTCTGGAAGCCCTGACTGCGCGCCTCGCCGCCTATGGCCTGCCCGCGACCCTCGAGCACGGCGACTTCTGGGCCGGGCAGGTGGTGGTGACCGGCGCGGGCTTCGCCTTCCTCGACTGGTCCGATAGCTCGATCAGCCACCCCTTCTTCAGCCCGCTGCTCTTCCTGGTGGAAATCGAAGACTTCTTCCCCCGCCTGCCCGGCGTGCGCGAGCGTTTGCGCGACGCCTACCTGCGCCCCTGGGCCGCCGCGTTCCCCGACCGCGACCTGGTGGCGGCATTTGAACTGGCCCAGCCCCTGGCCGCCCTGCATCACGCCAGCACCTACTACGGCGTGGTGCTGCCCAATATCGAGCTGAAGTGGGAGATGGAGTTGATGCTGCCCTTCTACCTCAAGATGGCCCTGCGCCTGGCGGAGCCGTTGCTGGGAGAAGGGTAA